tcaaaaacattgcataactcttaaacgacttgacgtatcaacatacttccttcagcaaaataatagtatcaaaatagttctacaagtgttccatacattatcCTTTTGAGAAATCCTCAATTACTTTCgtttttcgattatttttgagcaaatttttaaaatgtttcagCATGGTTTACAACTGAATAGGAATCTTAGGTGTAATTTTACAGGAACAGAAAACGTAAGCATGAATGAGTTAATAATCACTATGACGGGAAGTAAATACCATTGAAGAATAAATGTTGTTAAATAATGCAAATTTGGCACCCTACTATACCCCTTAGCTATATAATAGACCAGTCGGTAGAGGTTGAAGTTCAAATGTTGCTGCGGAAAACCGGAACCGGGCTCGTAATGCAAATTTAGTTGTGCCGCTGATAAAGTTCACGCATATATTGAAATGGAATAGTTCtatgaatataaaataaataaactcaATTCAAGTGGTGCTCGCAAGCAAACTCCCTTTTTGTTTAGTACAAGTCATTGTGTACTCGCATTATACCAATCcacttattaaaattttcatcgaGTTTCAGTGTAGACAGCTGCTAAACCGGCGTGAATGTCACTATCGCGCTGTGTAAAATGACACAATTTCTACTACGTACGCGGGAAACAACTAATTGCTACCTTTCATCGCTGCCCACGTAATCGATATGCATTAAGTCATCTAATTGATACAACCTTTACAGCCGACCGCCGAGTTAGCTGTGATACGGGGTTTCCCAAGAACAATGCCTAATCATTCATTACCGGGTTATGTAATTACCTTTGAATCTCATCCGTTCCCTTTTTCCACGCGGCCACAATCATCGCTTTGATGCACACATCCACAGGAGTATAGTCGGAGACGTTGTCCGGATCACAGTACATCGTACGACAAACTCCGATCCCAGAACCCACCATCAGTCCGATGGGTCCGTTGAAGTTGTCTATCCATCCCGGAATGGGATCTCGCATCGAGGAGATGACAATCGAGGGACGAAATAGAATCAATGGCAGTTCAGTCTTGTACTCGTCGACGATCTGTTCGGCCAGAGATTTTGTGAACACGTACGTATTTGGTAGGAAACCCATGTATTTTGCCGCAAAGATGTCCAACGTTTCCTCATCCAATTGTTCTGCCAATTTGATTGTTTCCCGCCAATCAGCATACGGAGGGTAAATCTGCGGCagaaaattacttcaattttgTAACACATTTCCACCCGTCTGGCTTACTGACCTGTTCGTCGATCACGTAACGATCTGGATTAGAATATGTTGTCGACACATGCAGCAAAACACTCAAATTTTTTAACGACCGTGAGAACTGAATCACATCCCTAGTACCACGAGTATTCATCAGAATGGCATCCCTTAGAGGATCATCGAATCGAACACTGGCTGCCACGTGAAAAATGATCGACACATTACTCATCATTCGGACATCCTCTTCGGATATGCCGAGTCCAGGTAAAGCGACATCCCCTGCGATTGGAACCATTGCGTCTAAAGCTGCTGGATGCTGCTTCCTTAGCAATTCGAATAACTATTTAAAAGAAAATCAAAACTCAACTCATCGTCCTTTGATCACCACACATTAGGGAAATGTACCGGTAATTCCTGAATATCCTTGAGCCGTTGCTGAAtagttttatgttttttctcTCTCATTAGAATGAAAATCCGATTGACGCCTCCGCACGATCGTAATAACTTTTCGATCAGCACTTTTCCCATGAACCCAGTACCGCCGGTGATGAAAATATCCCGGCCGGAATAGAACTGCGGAATTGAAGGTCTACTGGGATCATAGTTCTCCTCAACAGGAAGCAGTCCGATTGGGTGATTTGAAAAGACCTGCATGCTGAAACTACAGAGCTAGTCTAGCTAGTTTTCACCGTTAGTGGCTGAGGAAAATAAAAAGTCGGAACGATCCTATCTTTCTGAGAACGCACACGTAACTGACAACTGATGTCGATGGACGCTAAGTAGACGGTGTTTAATGAATGCAATCGTGCattaattaaaattcatttattaaCAAACAGAAAAATAGTGTGTACAGTCAGCACTGACAACCCGAGGTGCGGCGTGCTTGGAGGCATGAATTCGAACTGATGCACTTCGCAAAAGTACATATTGCCATCTTCTCTATAATCCACAATAATCATGCGGGCTTGATCTTTGTGTGGCAGGTTGCGATGCAGATCGATAACGATAATACTTAATTGCAAGTGAAAATAGGTAAGTCGATGAAGCGTACGATGAATCATTTCACAGTGTGAGTTCTCACCATACTAAAATATCACGTCGGATTGTCTGTGATATGATTAATGTTACGAACATCGATATTTTCCATCGATTCCAGcattaattaaattaaaactaGTTTACATTTTATAAAGAGGTAAATAAATCAGGTGGAAATAGAAACTTGTGACTTTCCTTTATGGGAAGTTATGCAATCTCTCTGAAAATCGTCTGATGACTTTAGTATTAAGAAATACACATAAAAATACccctaggtcccatacaaactGATCGCTATTGTTTGATCCACCAAAATGAACATGCTAGCATAGCCTACTATTTTattcagcatttaaaagtgattgCTACAGAAAGTATATCTAACTGACAGCATTTAATGTTGCTATGGTTTTTAGTccggtgaaaattcgagtatttcgcgaaaAAGGAAAGCATTTTTATCTGTACTTTGGCGATACGATGTTGCAACACACACTTCGTTATTAGTTCAGAAAacagaaagtccattggattaCATATAAGCGAAGAATAAGTGACTATATATCCTAGGTTTATGGCCATCAATCGCCGGGAATGAGATGacgccaaacagaaaaaaagaagaaaatagaCGTTCCGATATAGTGGTTTTATTACTTGGTAATAAATTTAGACCATTTCAAATACTCTTTCTTTTTTAGGACCCGAAGCTAATTCCGCTTCATCCGGGATAACAACTAAGATGGAGACGAGGAGAGAGTGGACCTGTTCGATGATAACATTACCTATTGTAATAAATCAATTCACCAGTTCGTCCTTCCTTCATATAACTGTAGAACTAAACTCCTCATCTTGGCCGATACGAGACAGATCGACCGGATCAGGAAAGTAActgaaacgaaaacgacatagcgACCGCGCTTCGGGAGCAACGAAAAAGATTTCACACGCGCAGCGGATAAAGCCTCTAAAGGTCATAGATAAACAATCGAGTCCGTTGAGAATTCAAATAGTTCAATAGTATTCGGGGACTTTTATCGACGAAAAGGACAATACGATAAGCGGGACAGGGTTCGAAGAAAGAGCGAAGacttattttagttttgttgtttCGAACACAGAATTAGGCAACAGTTAAGATTCTGGATAAAAGCTTCGTACTGTTTCTTTAGCCACATTGCTCTAAATATCAAGCTTTTAGATTGGGCTTTCTGGCAAGAGACTTTGGAAAGTATCTTGTAGGCACTGAAAtatgaaaattcaaaataatatgATCAACGACAATattttggggacgggtatagcgtgatgagtaAATCGATGccattcacgcagcccacctgggttcgattcccaaccccgcacatagggtcagaaaatatttctggtccgaagaggcgaatgaccttaaggttaaaacctctataatcgaaataaaaaaaacgacaaTATTTTGTTCAATGCTTTTAGCGATTTTTGGACCCACTACTTTGATTATAATGAAAGGAATCCTTTTAAGAAAATCGCCTCACTATTGAATCAACCCGCACTGTAAGCTGTTCCGTAgcggaacactttttattcctgcTTTCAGCTCTTCTCTGAGCAGCGTTAAGCATTGGAATTATAACGTTGACAACATTACGATATTATTCAcctttattctgaataacgaaatattgatttttcgatcgtattttatttgtattcccaataacgccaccaaaatcaaaggtaactaggattcgatcgaaaaattaatacgtcgttattcagaatagggTGATTAttgataaatcaaatagcccttTTCAGATATCCAAAGCCTTCTTGTGAGAGCCTCAAATAAATCGTAAAGAGCGTATTTGGAAAATTCGAAATATCAGCTGCAGGTACTTGAGTAAGACCAGAACCTGTCAGCTTAGAAAGAAATCAGTGTTCAGTTCAGCTACGCCTTCGCACGATatcacattgaacatatcatgtcagttgtatgggtgcgcaatgctcgcaaaaaatatgttgcttgccatttgttcgtgaaatgtgagagcGGTATATCTTGATAATATAATGTCTTTGGTAAGACTTAAGCCATCGATTTTTTATTTAGCTCGATTGGCATATTGTAgcgaaactgaaatgtagaggcgctgcttgtttagagatgatgctttcagcaagagctgtcaaatcggtaggaaaatttctaattactccaccttttcatcgatttcttatgaaaacgggcaaattcatttggaaAATCAttatagaagttgaagaaaaagtttttactctgaggtggtaatgttaatcttaattcattgtgcgaaatctaccgtttattcagaatagtgcattaaacttggtttgatatcatttttcaaatgcctggaaataacaaataaagtatccaaaataaatagtactagatcgctaaacattctagtacttCAGAAATCaaaattacactggtttctgtttaaaaaaatgttgacccGATAAACCAACCAAaacagtaatcactttgaaatcgattttcttctactccgagtgtacttttattgctgatatctatttgtactattgaataaacgataaaaaatgttgaaaatcactactgccgatattaaAATTTCCGAATGAATCCtcctttcttggttccatttttcattggcaggtgtcgctaccggaaaatcagttttgcgacaatgtgccaattggaGTGCTACGTCTATGACATTACCTATTCCTAttgaatatataatatattatagattatagattaaaacaaatcattgaaaGTCAATGGTAACTTTGAAgggtaaaacaaatatttttacccccccaaatttatgctaggtacaCATACCCGTTTTGACTTGATTTTACGTttacgagtcaaagacgaaacataaaatcGAGATGTCCTTCAATATTTTGTGCCTGAGATCATAATTGTCGCTGCTGTGATCACACATCAGCTGAGATCATCAAATAGATGATGACGCTGATGTACCCCATAAGCAGCAAAAGAGACAAACCCCAAAATCTCAAATCACTGTCTGACGGCAAAGCAGACAGACTTGCGATGCGTCATGTACAGGCATGGATCCGTTTtgcacggtactcaccttcactcatgaacacaccaccaggagtattgaatgcaaccataaatcaaataaacatagatttcccattgtacggagacactaacagcgcttctagtgagaaacggttgtacttttttccattagctactgtggttgtgttaaatgcgcaggcaactttgtacatgcattttaggagcattacGCACCCATTATATACACCAGACgacgcttttggtgtcacgggtctctcaactacattactatcaccaaagacatcatactaacaagatatccagctctcacatttcccgaacaaatcattgggaacatccttttttgcgaacatggtgccctcaggcgagttcgcatcgaaacttgtacatagaagtagggaagagaaatgtcaaattcgtgcgcgccaaaacagcagcactgcgcacccatacaattgacatgatatcacagactaacagacaggacactcaaattagattcttcaatcattttaacggtcatttcgaatattcctttatttgggacagtactcacatgtgtcatgatggcgccacgttaccctataaaAAACATCctctctgtcatctagactgtgtttatttttttcatttaccaacagagttgccattcatacagaattatctgtaatgcattgatttgtatacgtccatgcaaaTTCCATGCAGGATAcatatttaatacatattgccaaaactatatacataattgggcctacttctcatcctccaacgcaatacaaaatcgaacccgttcggttacaatatttacttgcttctggtctgccgccacttaatttcaggTGAAACTACCAaaccaataaaaaatagtctagatgaacaacgttgagtcaaacaaATGGTTAGCTTCCAACATcgcaaaaaagttaaaaatattatcaacgtaatccaataatttattgtgacggttcattttcaaatattatgatgaaatcaggcatccctgcaatcagctgatcggtgttgacaaacgaggggaagccaactagtaaaaaaacttttacaaaacacaaggggtgtacagatagtaaatagttcgcgcagtacaatataggtggaactagtgcatcacgaaaaattattttgataagaatttattcatactgtcatgtctgttagtctgtgatgatatgttgaatgtgataccgtgcgatggcgttgctgaactgaagattgagatcgctccaagctgacagggtctgctatcacagactaacagacaggatactcaaattagattcttcaatcattttaacggtcatttcgaatattcctttatttgggacagtactcacatgtgtcatgatggcgccacgttaccctatcaaaaacatcctgtctgtcatctatactgtgtttatttttttcatttaccaacagagttgccattcatgcagaattacctgtaatgtattgatttgtatacgtccatgcgaatttcatgcaggatacagatttaatacatattgccaaaactatatacagaattatgcctacttctcatcctccaacgcaatacaaaatcgaacccgttttgttacaatattcacttgcttctggtctgccgccacttaatttcgggtgaaaactaccaacacattaaaaaatagtctagatgaacaacgttgagtcaaataaatggttaccttccaacatcgcgaaaaagttaaatatattatcaacgtaatccaataatttattgtgacgattcattttcaaaaattttgatgaaatcaggcatccctgcaagcagctgatcggtgttgacaaacgaggggaaaccaactagtaaaaaaacttttacgtaatacaaggggtgtaccgatagtaaatagttcgcgcagtacaatataggtggaactagtgcattacgaaaaattatttttataagaatttactcatactgtcatgtctgttagtctgtgctgctatcacactggggaatctacacacaaaataataatcatgttatagttacgtgaaaagttatgtgaatattttccaccctacttttcacataGGTTTTAATAGATTggtatttaaaagctgtttaatgcataatccagtaaaagttccgtgtttcataggtaaaatgtaatgtactgctcatatcacatttatctatcagttcatatcaaacttagataccagagaattactattttatatattggttgaagtcaaaagggagatttcaaattgttatataaatctaaaaaatgaaaaatgccttgaaaaataaaacatttatttcagaaaatcagcatagaattttaaataaaaataaaaagcaactaataaagtCGTGGAatctcgaatcgacaagccaccagaaatcgttttgttgttactaccatccaaccgaagccgaagtcgagatccgagaactcccacaacactaccgatgcaggttgaggtcccattacatgggtccagtgtctctagcttcataccgattttgaactcgctgatcggtggaccaacggccagtttgaagcattcggcaggagcaggcacacttccggactcacgcaggcacttggTCCAGCCTAACACccagaaactttcatactggaatgaaccgatcgatgtagtaaaacattgtaattaaataacatttctcgcaaatatttacactactcacactttgagggccactgttctccattttcaaaatcgagtttttcacactggaaattcacgtagattgtttgacgtttggtcaattcatatACCTTATgtaatgactctattcatttcaaAGGATGTTCGTAtagcattcattttcgtcacgtaaaatattcaatttaacatttgaaacgagtttacgtgatttttt
This genomic window from Malaya genurostris strain Urasoe2022 chromosome 1, Malgen_1.1, whole genome shotgun sequence contains:
- the LOC131425531 gene encoding putative fatty acyl-CoA reductase CG5065, whose amino-acid sequence is MQVFSNHPIGLLPVEENYDPSRPSIPQFYSGRDIFITGGTGFMGKVLIEKLLRSCGGVNRIFILMREKKHKTIQQRLKDIQELPLFELLRKQHPAALDAMVPIAGDVALPGLGISEEDVRMMSNVSIIFHVAASVRFDDPLRDAILMNTRGTRDVIQFSRSLKNLSVLLHVSTTYSNPDRYVIDEQIYPPYADWRETIKLAEQLDEETLDIFAAKYMGFLPNTYVFTKSLAEQIVDEYKTELPLILFRPSIVISSMRDPIPGWIDNFNGPIGLMVGSGIGVCRTMYCDPDNVSDYTPVDVCIKAMIVAAWKKGTDEIQSKKIAPEDNATLPVYNCCISNLRNSTMGQIIEMAKILSNDVPLDNCVWAPGGGVTKIYILNFIRFMMYHILPAMLIDVLLKTVGRRPFLAKLQRKIYAANVALEYFILNNWDFRNRNFIHLASEIKPEDNKEFYYRDFIEFDITLYFRNCILGARRYLLKQKDEDIPKAVTHLHRMKLLDKICHLLIVTGLLYLFFIKLDLLSIFLHFVSTYAMQLNC